The following proteins come from a genomic window of Montipora capricornis isolate CH-2021 chromosome 9, ASM3666992v2, whole genome shotgun sequence:
- the LOC138017217 gene encoding uncharacterized protein, whose translation MDTLESAVRLMKPGCFMSSIDLHNAYYSIPISPSFRKYLKFAWRGSLFQFCGLPMGLTSSPRIFTKVLKPVFATLRSQYGHNCLGYIDDSFYTEDSAEDCREATLHATQIFTSLGFVIHPTKSVFHPAQCLEFLGFLLDSTSMTVRLTPKKADKIVVLCRKALRARELSIREVASLIGTLVSAFPGVEFGPLYYRHLEWDKDLALKSALGDFDVSMSLSADSINELEWWVTAIPTAFRVIDHGCPNITLTTDASRIGWGATTHQSQTQGLWSRAETEYHVNILELLSVKLGLMSLLGSVSNQHIRIMADNMTAISYINAKWGCRNWECNAIAKAIWLWAIKRNNWLSAAHQPGRFNVTADSLSRHFEDGIEWELNRGLFEKICAVFGVPQIDLFASRVNHQTSAYASWKPDPHASYVDAFSMPSEAGSGASNSNYHCTTLDHTDMVHQPSESPDGCAQNLSSNQEGVVSSSARRCPPSVPETASSGMQGVRRQLIECNIPVEIADVLMSSWRPATRKQYDAHIRRWCAFALQKKIDPLHPSVSDVLKFLHTFRVNQLSYSTINTARSALSSYLMGYQFPGCHYTVANHPFIVRYLKGVFNCCKPAPRYQETWDVKPVLEYLERLHPLDKLSLKELTHKLTILLALTSGQRCQTLSFLRVDAMKKTPDYYLFYVRDHVKQGRPGNVLSSFFVRKYPKEPLCVYSTLEHYLERTQLVRDYDNGHLLLSYVKPYRHVGASSIGRWIKTVLGASGVDTAKFKAHSTRSAAASKASHLIPTDEILKHIGWSRESTFQKFYNKPVIAGNSFAGAVLK comes from the exons ATGGATACCCTTGAATCTGCCGTTAGGTTGATGAAACCTGGGTGCTTCATGTCCTCCATAGACCTACATAATGCTTACTATTCCATCCCTATATCGCCTAGCTTCAGAAAATATCTCAAGTTTGCATGGAGGGGTTCTCTGTTCCAGTTTTGTGGCCTTCCCATGGGTTTGACAAGTAGTCCTCGCATCTTTACTAAGGTGTTAAAACCAGTTTTTGCCACCCTGCGCTCCCAGTATGGACATAATTGTTTGGGTTACATCGATGACTCTTTTTACACGGAGGACTCTGCCGAGGACTGCCGTGAGGCTACCTTACATGCTACCCAAATATTTACTAGCTTGGGTTTTGTGATTCACCCTACCAAGTCTGTTTTTCACCCCGCACAATGCCTAGAATTCTTGGGGTTTTTGTTGGACTCTACGTCTATGACAGTTCGTTTAACCCCGAAGAAGGCCGACAAGATCGTTGTTTTGTGTCGGAAAGCTTTGCGTGCCCGGGAATTATCAATCCGTGAAGTTGCCTCCTTAATAGGAACTTTAGTGTCCGCTTTCCCTGGGGTGGAGTTTGGTCCCCTGTATTATAGACACTTGGAATGGGACAAAGATTTGGCACTGAAGTCTGCCCTAGGAGATTTCGATGTCAGCATGTCTCTGTCTGCCGACAGCATTAACGAGTTAGAGTGGTGGGTCACCGCAATCCCGACAGCTTTCCGGGTTATTGACCATGGTTGCCCAAATATCACATTGACAACAGATGCTTCACGTATAGGTTGGGGCGCCACAACCCACCAAAGCCAAACCCAGGGCCTTTGGTCCCGAGCAGAAACTGAATATCACGTTAATATTCTTGAATTGCTCTCCGTGAAGTTGGGCCTTATGTCCTTACTCGGGTCAGTGTCCAATCAGCACATCAGGATCATGGCTGACAATATGACTGCAATTTCTTACATCAATGCCAAGTGGGGATGCAGGAACTGGGAATGCAATGCCATCGCTAAAGCGATTTGGTTATGGGCCATTAAAAGGAATAATTGGCTTTCCGCTGCACACCAACCGGGGCGGTTTAATGTGACTGCAGACTCCCTGTCACGCCATTTTGAAGATGGAATAGAGTGGGAACTGAATCGTGGCCTGTTTGAGAAAATATGTGCTGTCTTTGGTGTTCCCCAGATCGACCTATTTGCTAGTAGAGTCAACCATCAAACTAGCGCTTATGCTTCCTGGAAGCCTGACCCACATGCATCCTATGTGGATGCTTTCTCT ATGCCTTCAGAAGCTGGTTCTGGAGCAAGCAACAGCAATTATCATTGTACCACTTTGGACCACACAGACATGGTTCACCAACCTTCTGAGTCTCCTGATGGATGTGCCCAGAATCTTTCGAGTAACCAAGAAGGTGTTGTCTCATCCAGTGCGCGGAGATGCCCACCCTCTGTGCCCGAAACTGCATCTTCTGGCATGCAAGGTGTCAGGCGTCAGCTCATTGAGTGCAACATTCCGGTCGAGATTGCCGACGTGCTTATGTCTTCTTGGAGACCAGCCACGAGAAAACAGTATGATGCTCACATCCGCAGATGGTGTGCATTTGCGCTACAAAAGAAAATTGATCCACTGCATCCGAGTGTGAGCGACGTGTTAAAGTTTCTCCACACCTTTCGTGTGAACCAACTGTCATACTCAACGATTAATACAGCTCGCTCAGCGCTCTCAAGCTACCTGATGGGGTATCAATTTCCTGGTTGTCACTACACGGTGGCTAACCATCCCTTTATAGTGCGCTACCTGAAGGGTGTGTTCAACTGTTGCAAGCCAGCTCCGCGATATCAGGAGACATGGGATGTTAAACCCGTCCTAGAGTACTTGGAGCGGTTGCATCCTCTGGATAAGCTCTCCCTCAAGGAACTGACCCACAAACTGACTATCTTGCTTGCTTTAACCTCGGGGCAGCGGTGTCAAACACTGTCTTTTTTGAGGGTTGATGCCATGAAGAAAACTCCagattattatttattctaCGTCCGGGATCATGTTAAGCAGGGCAGACCTGGGAATGTTCTTTCGTCGTTTTTTGTTAGGAAGTACCCTAAAGAGCCACTTTGCGTTTATTCTACTCTTGAACACTATCTTGAGAGAACCCAGCTTGTCCGTGACTATGACAATGGCCACCTTCTCCTCTCATATGTCAAACCTTATCGGCACGTTGGTGCGAGTTCAATTGGACGATGGATTAAAACTGTTCTGGGAGCAAGTGGAGTGGACACAGCAAAGTTTAAGGCTCACAGCACCAGATCAGCAGCTGCATCGAAAGCAAGTCATTTGATTCCCACTGATGAAATCCTGAAGCACATCGGATGGTCTCGAGAATCAACTTTTCAGAAGTTCTATAACAAACCCGTTATTGCTGGAAATAGCTTTGCTGGAGCTGTGCTAAAATAA
- the LOC138016238 gene encoding uncharacterized protein, whose product MNQAINENKTEAREAALRQLFPSIRGQSSSHSAASASVSASRATNGVFNPSANWSRKGKKRVNKKGTSAICGSSSVSKAVLKDVVLLPSPKVDEVPRGQFRETLYSKNFAASAVEFSDEMQEEEIRCKCNELFERKLRCCSEPKFYFVRAVGNKIVELNSGPFTGKVAKHVSKQGPLYIRVTTEVHDESLKRWYGSCQGDEEGDDPLESEDDESLMDSPFALKSMHESEVTEPPNKKIHQMTASDGENKASTSPSCSGYLSQPSCSTQSKPVRESQLMVGYNTYVNMFPDEINVDDENCDEDVDLHAAIQASLEDQRETGSCSMNEAKASDVLREFVDDNLDKQSDSHVNVVISRKNVLSSALRALERGKFSFVRPVHIMFSGEDGVDSGGPRREFFRLLMMSLKNLGIFYGTWFSHDLELLHGNKYELAGKLVAWSVLQGGPGPKCLSLEAFSVMKDLPFNTSQAIEAVCDEEIKEVLKGLQECVSEGEFNAIKESGGDLIANHGYSRVFTADFSKKSEIQHCLLKQVFFFSVHAEIQQFHKGLNSISGFGDRVMNNPGIFKIVLGAENQKLSAQRFKKLYSIMYSDKGSNDRDKEDKTIYCLDLYLQDLEEEEVNGVTLEDLLIFTTGADTVPPLGFDGPILIEFYETEENVKRYPWSSTCSLTLFLPRGIEDPKEFNSLLTHALENGVGFGKC is encoded by the exons ATGAATCAAGCTataaacgaaaacaaaacagaagctAGAGAAGCTGCTTTAAGGCAATTATTTCCAAGTATCCGAGGGCAATCTTCAAGCCACTCTGCGGCGTCTGCGTCAGTATCTGCGAGTCGGGCCACTAATGGTGTATTCAATCCAAGTGCAAACTGGTCCAGGAAAGGGAAAAAGCGTGTAAACAAGAAGGGGACATCGGCCATTTGTGGATCCAGTAGTGTATCTAAAGCAGTTTTAAAGGATGTAGTTCTACTGCCATCTCCGAAGGTTGATGAAGTCCCACGTGGACAGTTCAGAGAGACGCTCTATAGCAAGAACTTTGCTGCTAGTGCGGTGGAATTTTCTGATGAAATGCAAGAAGAAGAAATTAGATGTAAGTGCAATGAACTCTTTGAACGGAAATTAAGATGCTGCTCAGAgccaaagttttattttgtcagAGCCGTTGGCAATAAAATAGTCGAACTGAACTCTGGTCCTTTCACCGGAAAGGTGGCGAAACACGTGTCCAAGCAAGGTCCGTTGTATATCAGAGTCACTACGGAAGTGCATGATGAGAGCTTGAAACGTTGGTATGGCAGTTGTCAAGGTGATGAAGAAGGTGATGATCCATTGGAAAGTGAGGATGATGAGAGTTTAATGGATTCTCCCTTTGCTTTGAAATCAATGCATGAGTCAGAGGTTACCGAGCCGCCAAATAAGAAAATTCATCAAATGACTGCGAGTGATGGTGAGAATAAAGCAAGTACAAGCCCTTCCTGTAGTGGCTACCTCTCACAACCCAGCTGCAGTACGCAAAGCAAACCTGTAAGAGAATCACAACTTATGGTGGGATACAACACGTATGTTAACATGTTTCCAGATGAAATCAATGTAGATGATGAGAATTGTGATGAAGATGTTGATTTACATGCTGCCATTCAAGCAAGCCTGGAAGATCAAAGAGAGACAGGTTCCTGTTCCATGAATGAGGCAAAAGCATCTGATGTCCTCCGAGAGTTTGTGGATGATAACTTGGACAAGCAAAGTGACTCACATGTCAACGTTGTAATAAGCAGAAAGAATGTTCTGTCAAGTGCTCTTAGAGCCTTAGAAAGAggcaaattttcatttgttcGCCCAGTCCACATCATGTTCTCAGGTGAAGATGGAGTAGACTCTGGTGGGCCAAGGAGAGAATTTTTTCGCCTTCTTATGATGTCACTTAAGAATCTTGGCATTTTCTATGGCACATGGTTTTCCCATGACCTGGAGCTGCTCCATGGAAATAAATATGAGTTAGCTGGAAAGTTGGTGGCATGGAGTGTTCTCCAGGGTGGTCCTGGGCCCAAATGTCTTTCTCTAGAAGCATTTTCTGTCATGAAAGATCTTCCATTTAACACAAGTCAGGCAATCGAGGCTGTCTGTGATGAAGAAATCAAGGAGGTCCTTAAAGGGTTACAGGAATGTGTCAGTGAAGGAGAATTCAATGCCATAAAAGAGTCAGGTGGTGATTTAATTGCAAACCATGGCTACTCAAGAGTGTTCACAGCTGATTTTAGCAAGAAAAGTGAGATCCAGCATTGCCTCCTTAAACAG GTATTCTTCTTTTCTGTCCATGCAGAAATCCAACAATTCCATAAAGGCCTTAACTCTATTAGTGGTTTTGGAGATCGTGTGATGAACAACCCTGGCattttcaagattgttttggGTGCGGAGAATCAAAAGCTCAGTGCCCAAAGATTCAAGAAATTGTACTCTATTATGTACTCAGACAAGGGTTCCAATGATAGAGACAAGGAAGACAAGACAATATATTGCTTGGACCTGTACCTGCAAGACCTAGAAGAAGAGGAAGTTAACGGTGTGACCCTGGAAGACTTGTTGATTTTCACCACAGGGGCAGACACTGTACCGCCACTGGGCTTTGATGGTCCCATACTAATTGAGTTTTATGAAacagaagagaatgtgaagagGTATCCATGGTCTTCAACTTGCTccttaactttgtttttgccAAGGGGAATTGAAGACCCCAAAGAGTTCAACAGTCTTCTAACACATGCCTTAGAAAATGGAGTTGGCTTTGGCAAATGCtaa
- the LOC138017219 gene encoding uncharacterized protein has product MEVNFAMLARVPKGFGVTLLSKEILPPCSAKDLGVIVDSHLSFDEHVTEVVSKCIGSLCQINRVKHLFDRSTLITIINSLVFSRLFYCSSLMDFRNLPCTCRNPQKWVINLIDHHTKIVNSHPLHAKSADEVLDAVKNYGLSYGYPKKTLTDNGGEFCNAKLKLFCEENQIKLSHGAARTPTTQGLVERSNRTWKENMRPIIMGSNNKNIERWCEYTMQASYTVNVTLHRAINTTPYEAVFGITAHRDNHQNADEDIKCQGETTELASGKNTLDNDQCETFERAVKRQKIRERQSLYYDEMVKQISQSRKAPFKIDDMVAIKIDSVDKTSPLNPNMLLGKIMEIRKDYAKIATPEGIIKGFISFPRLYPCTSRNVTVDYCKDISFTAGCKQANNTCQKHLFTLQINQ; this is encoded by the coding sequence ATGGAGGTGAATTTTGCAATGTTAGCTCGAGTACCGAAGGGTTTTGGAGTTACGCTACTCAGCAAAGAGATACTACCGCCTTGTTCTGCAAAAGATTTGGGGGTCATCGTGGACTCTCACCTTAGTTTTGACGAACATGTGACCGAGGTTGTATCTAAGTGTATAGGTAGCCTGTGCCAAATAAATCGGGTGAAACACTTGTTTGATAGGTCTACGCTTATAACCATCATAAATTCACTAGTTTTCAGCAGGCTTTTCTACTGTTCGTCCTTGATGGACTTTCGGAATTTACCGTGCACATGTCGAAATCCTCAAAAGTGGGTGATTAATCTTATCGATCATCATACGAAGATCGTCAATTCACATCCCCTACATGCAAAATCAGCAGATGAAGTTCTCGATGCTGTAAAGAATTACGGCCTTTCCTATGGATACCCGAAAAAAACTCTTACAGACAATGGAGGTGAATTTTGCAATGCGAAACTCAAATTATTTTGcgaggaaaatcaaatcaagttgtCCCATGGAGCGGCAAGAACTCCAACCACACAAGGTCTTGTGGAAAGAAGCAACAGAACGTGGAAAGAAAATATGAGGCCAATAATTATGGGGTCaaataacaagaacattgaaagatggtgcGAGTACACAATGCAGGCTTCATATACTGTGAACGTCACTCTCCACAGGGCCATAAATACAACACCGTACGAAGCAGTTTTCGGAATAACGGCACACCGTGACAACCACCAGAACGCTGATGAAGACATTAAATGTCAAGGGGAAACCACTGAGCTAGCCTCTGGTAAAAACACTTTAGACAATGATCAGTGTGAAACGTTTGAAAGAGCAGTCAAACGCCAGAAGATACGTGAACGACAGAGTTTATACTATGACGAAATGGTAAAACAAATCAGCCAATCAAGGAAGGCACCTTTCAAGATCGATGACATGGTTGCAATCAAAATAGACAGTGTAGACAAAACGAGTCCTCTAAACCCCAATATGCTGTTAGGCAAAATAATGGAGATTAGGAAAGACTATGCCAAAATAGCTACTCCAGAAGGAATCATTAAGgggtttatttcatttccaagGTTATATCCTTGCACTTCGAGGAATGTGACAGTCGATTATTGCAAAGACATTTCGTTCACAGCTGGttgcaagcaagctaacaatactTGTCAGAAGCATTTGTtcactttgcaaataaatcagtaa
- the LOC138016244 gene encoding uncharacterized protein: MDEEGSPPPPPSWKTEIQGLFASLKQDLTQEIEAKFRVLDGPESNEDESSNGDEERTEVSPALTSCLANYLGDAPKSSFDNLAEEFSTTDKTSAPVNPKLATMIEELIKDNLPKAKLEQLVEKYPRPENCKLLVSPKVNRAIWNQLSPSTKSSDRALQKAQQLFIFSIYATINACEKASDELKATLAHSLVLALAGNRELNLRRRESLKPDLNAQFASLCNQTTPITSELFGDDLGKEIDEVSRANKLSRKLSSKRSSPRGYHPYNTQRRQRSSSFSRRGKPYSTRPFLGEKSSYSKKVGARPSTSHSSKETNR; encoded by the coding sequence ATGGACGAAGAGGGCTCCCCACCGCCTCCTCCCTCGTGGAAAACTGAGATACAGGGACTGTTCGCTTCCCTGAAACAAGACCTTACTCAGGAGATTGAAGCCAAATTTAGAGTGCTGGATGGCCCAGAAAGTAATGAGGACGAGTCCTCTAATGGCGACGAAGAGCGTACAGAGGTTTCGCCTGCACTCACCAGCTGTCTTGCAAATTACTTGGGGGATGCCCCTAAGTCGAGTTTTGATAACTTAGCAGAGGAGTTCTCGACAACTGACAAAACGAGTGCACCAGTGAACCCCAAACTGGCCACTATGATAGAAGAGCTTATCAAAGACAATCTGCCTAAAGCAAAGCTAGAACAGCTGGTCGAAAAATACCCAAGACCAGAAAATTGCAAATTGTTAGTCTCCCCAAAAGTGAACAGAGCTATTTGGAATCAGTTGTCTCCAAGTACCAAATCCTCAGACAGGGCTCTTCAGAAAGCTCAACAGTTATTTATTTTCTCAATTTATGCCACTATCAATGCGTGTGAAAAAGCATCCGATGAGTTGAAAGCTACACTCGCGCACTCTCTTGTCCTAGCCTTGGCAGGGAACCGGGAGCTGAATCTTCGCCGCCGAGAATCACTGAAACCAGACCTGAATGCCCAGTTTGCCTCCCTTTGTAACCAAACCACACCGATAACGAGTGAGCTGTTTGGAGATGATCTTGGCAAAGAAATCGATGAAGTGAGTAGGGCGAATAAGCTCTCTAGAAAGCTTTCCTCAAAGAGAAGCAGTCCCAGAGGTTACCATCCCTATAATACTCAACGTCGTCAAAGGTCATCCTCGTTCTCTAGACGTGGCAAGCCTTATTCTACGAGGCCTTTTTTAGGGGAAAAGAGCTCCTACAGCAAGAAAGTAGGAGCAAGGCCATCGACATCCCACTCCAGCAAGGAGACAAACCGCTAA
- the LOC138016240 gene encoding uncharacterized protein: MAARNMSSVLSCAERTAFLDVLNVGKDIYHEFQREFFVADSVTVERLRDRCLEFVISLLVVSRPLESQENVMDDILQAVIEFQTLIERLEERLSLLDKREVHYSCPTMSSKRRGRPTLVIPEEQLDGLRSLGFSWSGIAKMLGVSEKTIRRRRDSYSMASSRELFSEISDDEVDNLVEHVLQISPNSGEKMIMGWFRGRGIRVQRWRLRQSIMRVDPVGRELRQRTVTKRRVYSVPTPNSLWHLDGHHKLIRWRIIIHGAIDGFSRTVVFLKASTNNEASTVLDLFVGATNIYHYPRRIRTDYGTENVDVARLMLTRYGVDSKPVLTGQSVHNQRIERLWRDVHNYVVSYYKNIFYFLEERELLDPNDEIDLYALHYIYIPRLNNTIDQFVMQWNNHPLSREGGHSPLQKWTEGFYQYAQSDYMTVRELLDPRSVDHHYGIDDNAPLPELQTANHIEVPRSTIQLAEREFSTLLNDVHPLSDDGEHGISLYEISKISLMRILNM, from the exons ATGGCCGCAAGAAATATGTCGTCTGTCTTGTCGTGTGCGGAGCGTACGGCTTTTCTGGATGTGTTAAACGTAGGAAAAGATATATATCACGAATTTCAAAGGGAATTTTTTGTAGCTGATAGCGTAACAGTTGAAAGACTGCGAGACCGTTGCCTAGAATTCGTTATCTCCCTTCTCGTTGTCTCAAGACCACTGGAATCTCAGGAAAATGTTATGGATGACATCCTTCAAGCAGTTATCGAATTCCAAACACTTATTGAACGCTTAGAAGAACGACTTAGCTTACTTGATAAAAGAGAAGTCCATTATTCATGTCCAACCATGTCATCAAAGAGAAGAGGGCGACCAACCCTGGTAATTCCAGAAGAACAACTGGATGGGTTAAGATCACTTGGGTTTTCATGGTCTGGTATAGCTAAAATGTTGGGTGTATCAGAAAAAACTATAAGGCGCAGAAGAGACAGTTACAGTATGGCTTCTTCTCGGGAACTTTTCTCTGAAATAAGTGATGACGAGGTTGATAATCTAGTTGAACATGTCCTACAAATATCACCAAATTCTGGTGAAAAGATGATCATGGGCTGGTTTAGAGGAAGAGGAATCCGTGTCCAAAGGTGGAGACTTAGACAGTCAATAATGCGGGTGGACCCAGTCGGCAGAGAACTCAGGCAAAGAACTGTAACTAAGAGACGAGTTTACTCTGTGCCAACTCCAAATTCTCTGTG GCATCTTGATGGTCACCACAAATTAATAAGGTGGCGCATCATCATCCATGGTGCCATAGATGGATTTTCCCGCACTGTTGTGTTCCTCAAAGCATCCACAAATAATGAAGCATCAACAGTCCTGGACCTGTTTGTGGGAGCTACCAACATTTACCATTATCCTAGAAGGATACGCACTGATTATGGGACTGAAAATGTGGATGTAGCCAGACTTATGCTAACTCGATATGGTGTGGATTCCAAACCAGTGTTAACTGGACAATCAGTTCACAATCAGCGTATCGAGAGATTATGGCGTGATGTTCACAATTATGTAGTCTCTTACTATAAGAACATCTTTTACTTTTTAGAAGAAAGAGAGCTTTTGGATCCTAATGATGAAATAGATTTATATGCATTGCACTATATCTATATTCCTAGATTAAACAACACTATTGATCAATTTGTTATGCAGTGGAATAACCACCCACTGTCAAGGGAAGGAGGACACTCTCCTCTTCAAAAGTGGACAGAAGGATTTTATCAGTATGCACAATCTGATTACATGACTGTCAGGGAATTGTTGGATCCAAGAAGTGTTGATCACCATTATGGAATTGATGATAATGCACCCCTGCCTGAACTTCAGACAGCGAATCACATTGAAGTACCCAGGTCTACAATCCAACTAGCAGAGAGGGAATTTTCTACTCTACTAAATGATGTGCACCCACTGTCTGATGATGGCGAGCATGGCATCTCCTTGTATGAGATTAGCAAGATATCTTTAATGAGAATATTAAACATgtaa